The proteins below come from a single Miscanthus floridulus cultivar M001 chromosome 1, ASM1932011v1, whole genome shotgun sequence genomic window:
- the LOC136535940 gene encoding proline dehydrogenase 2, mitochondrial-like, which translates to MAIASRVTKRALSTLAAAKLPEEAVAAAAAGEAIAATTAAAVPLASSAPSASSERTTKQVLQFEDTGRLFAGEPTSALLRTLAALQALSVGPLVDVATAALRWPAVAGSALGRAAARATAYRHFCAGETADEAAAVVRRLWRGGMGGILDYGIEDAEDGDSCDRNAAGFISAIDVAAALPPGSASVCIKITALCPIALLEKTSDLLRWQKKHPSFNLPWKTHSFPILSESSPLHLTASEPPALTAEEERELQLAHERLLAVCARCAEHGIPLLVDAEYATVQPAIDYFTFVGVLAFNDGAGTADGEQRTIVHGTIQAYLRDARDRLEAMVRSAERERVRLGLKVVRGAYLTRETRLAAALGVPSPVHGSIQETHDCYNGCAAFLLDRVRRGSASVMLATHNVESGQLAAARAQELGIPKGDRNLQFAQLMGMADGLSLSLRNAGFQVSKYLPYGPVEQIIPYLIRRAEENRGLLSASSFDRQLLRKELVRRVKTAVAGREWSELVEPCEGRVGSAVPVKVKLGQGRVEG; encoded by the exons ATGGCCATCGCCTCCCGTGTCACGAAGCGCGCGCTGTCCACCTTAGCCGCCGCCAAGCTCCCGGAGGAGGCggtcgcggccgcggccgccggcgAGGCGATCGCAGCCACCACCGCGGCCGCGGTGCCGTTGGCGTCGTCGGCGCCCAGCGCGTCGTCCGAGCGGACCACCAAGCAGGTACTGCAGTTCGAGGACACCGGGCGGCTGTTCGCGGGGGAGCCGACGTCGGCGCTGCTGCGCACGCTCGCCGCGCTGCAGGCGCTGTCCGTGGGCCCGCTGGTGGACGTGGCCACCGCGGCGCTGCGGTGGCCGGCGGTGGCCGGCAGCGCGCTGGGCCGGGCCGCGGCCAGGGCCACGGCGTACCGGCACTTCTGCGCGGGCGAGACCGCGGACGAGGCCGCGGCGGTCGTGCGCCGGCTGTGGCGCGGAGGCATGGGCGGCATCCTTGACTACGGGATCGAGGACGCCGAGGACGGCGACTCGTGCGACCGCAACGCCGCCGGGTTCATCTCCGCCATcgacgtcgccgccgcgctgcctccGGGCTCG GCGAGCGTGTGCATCAAGATCACGGCGCTCTGCCCGATCGCTCTGCTGGAGAAGACGAGCGACCTGCTTCGGTGGCAGAAGAAGCACCCGTCGTTCAACCTGCCATGGAAGACGCACTCCTTCCCGATCCTGTCGGAGTCCAGCCCGCTCCACCTGACCGCATCTGAGCCGCCGGCGCTGAcggcggaggaggagagggagctgCAGCTGGCGCACGAGCGGCTGCTGGCGGTGTGCGCGCGGTGCGCGGAGCACGGCATCCCGCTGCTGGTGGACGCAGAGTACGCGACGGTGCAGCCGGCCATCGACTACTTCACCTTCGTGGGCGTGCTGGCGTTCAACGACGGCGCCGGCACCGCCGACGGCGAGCAGCGGACCATCGTGCACGGCACCATCCAGGCGTACCTCCGCGACGCGCGGGACCGGCTGGAGGCCATGGTGCGGTCCGCGGAGCGGGAGCGCGTGCGGCTGGGGCTCAAGGTCGTGCGCGGCGCGTACCTGACCCGCGAGACCCGGCTCGCGGCGGCGCTCGGCGTGCCGTCGCCCGTCCACGGCAGCATCCAGGAGACCCACGACTGCTACAACGGCTGCGCCGCCTTCCTCCTCGACCGCGTGCGCCGGGGATCCGCCTCCGTCATGCTCGCCACCCACAACGTGGAGTCAG GCCAACTCGCGGCGGCGCGTGCTCAGGAGCTGGGGATCCCCAAGGGAGACCGCAACCTGCAGTTCGCGCAGCTGATGGGCATGGCGGACGGGCTGTCGCTGAGCCTCCGCAACGCCGGGTTCCAGGTCAGCAAGTACCTGCCGTACGGGCCGGTGGAGCAGATCATCCCCTACCTCATCAGGCGCGCCGAGGAGAACAGGGGACTCCTCTCCGCCTCCTCCTTCGACAGGCAGCTGCTCCG GAAGGAGTTGGTGAGGAGGGTCAAGACCGCGGTGGCGGGACGTGAGTGGAGTGAACTTGTCGAGCCTTGTGAGGGTCGGGTCGGGTCGGCCGTGCCTGTGAAGGTGAAGCTGGGACAAGGGCGAGTTGAAGGCTAG